The following coding sequences are from one Kogia breviceps isolate mKogBre1 chromosome X, mKogBre1 haplotype 1, whole genome shotgun sequence window:
- the SOWAHD gene encoding ankyrin repeat domain-containing protein SOWAHD has translation MAEPRGAAKPAAPKASCASTELSLRSAPQPRPSRVDAVSLVRYRGNATASREPPFHGSLMPSGTGSGRRRGALRELLGLQGAAPAGWLSEERPEEQSPGGPNGPSGSGLCLEPREHAWILAAAEGRFEALQELLEVEPGLLLRGDPITGYTVLHWLAKHGRHEELILVHDFAQRRGLRLDVSAPGSGGLTPLHLAALQGHDMVVKVLVGALGADPTRRDHSGHRACHYLRPDAPWTLRELSGAEDWETAGGSERNNANNNSSGGGAACTPRRAPSAVGARVVETRARAAAAPAKGKDSAGRRVAQIQGLLRHMFPFFQDR, from the coding sequence AAGCCGGCGGCACCCAAAGCCTCCTGCGCATCGACCGAGCTCAGCCTGCGGAGCGCCCCGCAGCCCCGCCCCTCGAGAGTGGACGCCGTCAGCCTGGTCAGGTACCGGGGCAACGCCACCGCCTCCCGGGAGCCCCCCTTCCACGGCTCGTTGATGCCCTCGGGAACAGGCTCGGGGCGCCGGCGGGGAGCGCTGCGGGAGCTGCTGGGGCTGCAGGGGGCGGCTCCCGCCGGGTGGCTGTCGGAGGAGCGCCCCGAGGAGCAGTCCCCGGGCGGGCCGAACGGACCGAGTGGTAGCGGGCTATGCCTGGAGCCCCGGGAGCACGCGTGGATACTGGCGGCCGCTGAGGGCCGCTTTGAGGCGCTGCAGGAGCTGCTGGAGGTCGAGCCGGGGCTCCTCCTGCGGGGCGACCCGATCACGGGCTACACGGTGCTGCACTGGCTGGCCAAGCACGGGCGCCACGAGGAACTCATCCTGGTGCATGACTTCGCCCAGCGCAGGGGGTTGCGGCTCGACGTGAGCGCCCCGGGTAGCGGCGGCCTCACGCCCCTCCACCTGGCGGCCCTGCAGGGCCACGATATGGTCGTCAAGGTGCTGGTGGGCGCCTTGGGGGCAGACCCCACGCGCCGCGACCACAGCGGCCACCGGGCCTGTCACTACCTGCGACCCGACGCGCCCTGGACCCTGCGGGAGCTGTCGGGGGCCGAGGACTGGGAGACGGCGGGCGGCAGCGAGCGTAACAACGCCAACAACaacagcagcggcggcggcgccgcgTGTACGCCGAGACGCGCCCCCAGCGCAGTGGGCGCGCGGGTCGTGGAGACAAGGGCCAGAGCGGCGGCGGCGCCCGCCAAGGGGAAGGACTCCGCGGGCAGACGGGTGGCGCAAATTCAAGGCCTTCTCCGCCATATGTTCCCCTTCTTCCAGGACCGTTAG